taattactttttaatgttaaataaattattatgttgattttccaatttgacccttataagcttttggtataataaaataaatattgcattcctgagagggtgatatgaaaaatgttcacccctcgaaatatgaatatagacctcggctggcgcctcggtcaatattcatatatctcgcggtgaacatttttcatatcaccctctcagaaatgcaatatttatattatatactgatCTAGCTGGAACAAAAATAATGCCATTGTAAAGAGGTACTTGCTGTAAGGTTATACTGTATGTTTACAGGACAGACGATAAATTCTATACGTTTTTCTTTTTCCGTCGTTACTGGAGAAAATAATACATATTGCAGATGTTGTCACCGTCTACAGGGCCTTCTTTCAGAGCAATACAATATTTAGAGGTATGGGACAAAGCTTTATAGAGAAAAAAGACTAGACTGTATCGAAAAATACTGTGGCCACCATTTAATGCTTTTCAATggacaataaaaacatttttttccctgAATAATTACGAATGTACAAAGTTCGaagttatgaaaacaaaaattcagATGTCCCATTTTACACGACGAAATAGTTTTTAAATTACAGGTGTAAGTCGATGGATTGGTCTGAGTAATAAACGACAGATGGACGTCTGGGAGTGGGCAACAAGTCACGAAGTCTACAACGAAACAATATTTAACATGTGGGCTACTGGAGAACCGGATCATTTCAACGGCCAAAAGGACGAGAGTTGTGTACTCCTTGATAAATTTGAAGGTGACGGCAAGACACATAATTTTGAGCTAGCTGACGTTATGTGCGACAGAAGAGAGAAATATATATGTGAATACAAGtaagttaataaaataaaacctgAAATATAAAGAGTAGATTTAGTCCCGTAAATCGAGAGACAGAACGAAGGGGCATATGAGATTCTCATTAGCAGTGTTTTATTTACTAAATCTAACACGACAAAGtgcatttataaacatattttgtgaAAAAGTATTGCTGTTTGTCGTTAGATAATTGAACTTGCTTGATAGATGTGCCAAAGAAAGTACAGTCAAACACCTGTGTTAAGACCACATGCGAATAAAGAGAACGTGCATGTTTACACATTTTGTATGCCCAATGACCAATTTAACGTTCAattattttttacacattttcttCAGTATAATGCTCATAAACCGTGTTGTACCTTTTATTTCAGCCCTCCACAGATTCCGAAACTGGCGATTGGGAAGTAATACAGGGTGCGCATGTGAAGTAGTGAAATACCCTgttattcaataaatataatattgtttttgatttattatatCTACTTGAGTTAGACGAACATGGAGTTAACGTGACGAGAGGGCGACAAAAGGCAAGAATTGCTCCGCTCACACTACGGTTTGTTCAGTAAATTTTGGAAACCCTGAAACTTTAGTTTACCACAACTTTTGAGCTCTGTATTCAGGCTCTTTGCTAGTTCCACGTGAAAATTACGTCACGCGTTGGATTAGCTCTTTATTTGACGTAATGTTTCCTTTAAAGTGGAAATAtgagcatttttcaagtaaaaaatcagctgaaatagatgtgtgtgtaaaaagggtggaagaaattatagcttttaacccaataaacCAAACTcgtcctgttaccagtacgaaataataactttccaaatatgacttttcttattttgactggggcagtctttttttgaaaagtcaaactgcacgcaggagttgcttcccttcaactacagaaatctctacctttaggtaagggaaatcactgcgcagaagattgaagaaaagaactataatttcatttgtccgataaccttatttctaaagcatcaacttcaattacttatgcagcattatcgttaatttaacacatttaaatatacagtaaccgaaaatagcttttataaaacattctccAAAAACACagtatgtgcagtaagatgcgcataatgccactttaatgtAAGTGTAATTTTGCATGATTTATTGGGAAGTGACAGAAACTGTTATAAAGTGATATGTCGTCTGCTTAGCTGGCAGTTTCAGAAAGTGTATCAATCTGTTAGATTTATTTATTCTGTGCTAGCGTTTTCATGAATGTCTCGTTAACTTTGAAAGAACcagatttatatcaaaaattgtAGTCAACTGGcatctcttctctcataccctatTGACATAATCAGAAATGAGTTGTAGAAAGTGATTAATATACGTTGAAAATCATCCTAAAATAAATCAGTCAAGTTAGAAATCTAGTGgtaatatgatttttgttttgtttcctgGAGTAACTTTAATATATAGGCAAATcttatatgtttaaaaatgtctTGGTAATATTTTGGCCAAGTTTTGTAAAATTCCTTCGCGTTAAGCAATCTATGACATTTTTCACTAAATATCCATATATTACTGGAGACTTATTTAATGGACAAGCCGATCTTTTTACACAAAGACCTATAATGCAGTCAgaaatacttgttttgttttcttttattaaggCCTGCTACAAGGGCTATTAAAAATAACATACACTTTTTCTCTAGCTTCTATATACTTTAaggaagcaaaacaagaaatataccatcatcatttgcaatctttctactaactgcactgcaaatttgacgtgattatgacCATGCAATCAGGACTTACGCCTCCTCGAAGACAgttaattcatatttgtaaatttcttttataaaatttcatgagCAATACTTAAGTCATAATAAATTGTTTGGTAAGAATActaaaaatgtatgaacacttaTGCCACGCATCTCGGACAGGGTACTcaacgtgagtacttggtctttatctacggcgTCATACATTAGCGTTAACGTCCATTCGCAGAATTTTCGTTTTTCCCCTCCATATTCGCTGTATTTAAGCAATTCTGGACCGTTAGAGAattgtttgtaccacttgaataTAAAAGCA
The genomic region above belongs to Mercenaria mercenaria strain notata chromosome 12, MADL_Memer_1, whole genome shotgun sequence and contains:
- the LOC123535453 gene encoding CD209 antigen-like protein D gives rise to the protein MEVVRYFAIYMLYFIGYVKGSPRGFDKVFNGSSPSYYFFSHDLETWTGALLSCQILGGYLVEINSQKEYMFVKEASRATEGVSRWIGLSNKRQMDVWEWATSHEVYNETIFNMWATGEPDHFNGQKDESCVLLDKFEGDGKTHNFELADVMCDRREKYICEYNPPQIPKLAIGK